The following coding sequences are from one Gossypium hirsutum isolate 1008001.06 chromosome A12, Gossypium_hirsutum_v2.1, whole genome shotgun sequence window:
- the LOC107946893 gene encoding uncharacterized protein, which yields MALQAPTISIKPSNSPLAPTPNAGLRPPSDRFALKSSFFSPSLHLLLPSPHQRLPTNTASPAPKFSMRVASKQAYICRDCGYIYNERTPFEKVSDSYFCPVCGAPKRRFKPYQPAVTKNANDTDVRKARKEQIKRDEAVGKALPIAIVVGIAVLAGLYFYLNSTISG from the exons ATGGCCCTCCAAGCGCCCACTATCTCCATAAAACCATCTAATTCTCCACTTGCTCCTACACCCAATGCTGGCCTGCGGCCACCCTCCGATCGTTTTGCTTTGAAATCATCCTTCTTTTCTCCATCGCTCCATCTCTTGCTTCCCTCTCCCCACCAGCGCCTTCCAACTAATACTGCCTCACCTGCACCAAAGTTTTCCATGCGTGTGGCCTCCAAGCAAGCTTATATTTGCCGTGATTGCGG gtatatatataatgagaGGACTCCCTTTGAGAAAGTTTCTGATAGTTACTTTTGTCCTG TTTGTGGTGCTCCAAAGAGGAGATTCAAGCCATATCAGCCAGCTGTGACAAAAAATGCTAATGATACAGATGTTAGAAAGGCTcgaaaagaacaaataaaaagaGATGAAGCTGTTGG GAAAGCATTGCCTATTGCAATTGTGGTTGGAATTGCAGTACTTGCTGGTTTATACTTTTACCTCAACAGTACCATCAGCGGATGA
- the LOC107944396 gene encoding uncharacterized protein At4g14100 → MASTVKPIFILLVFISFHFSLLASKPNDPTPSTWPLQFHSVLFMNNSGTLQKVDLWYDWPNGRNFNIIQNQLGKLLYDLEWDNGTSFIYTLDSNKECRVLHFDVGILRPNWLDGANYLGQQQKDGFLCNVWEKVDFIWYYEDAVTKRPVFWAFYTGISSHFSLTCFCPSIVILKARVH, encoded by the coding sequence ATGGCTTCTACAGTTAAACCCATTTTCATCCTCCTTGTATTCATTTCATTCCATTTCTCACTGTTAGCATCGAAACCCAATGACCCAACACCATCAACATGGCCTCTTCAATTCCACTCCGTTCTCTTCATGAACAACAGTGGCACTCTCCAGAAAGTTGATCTCTGGTACGACTGGCCTAATGGCCGTAATTTCAACATTATTCAGAACCAGCTCGGTAAGCTCCTTTACGACCTTGAATGGGACAATGGCACTTCGTTTATCTACACTCTGGATTCCAATAAAGAATGCAGAGTCTTGCACTTTGATGTCGGTATTCTCCGTCCTAATTGGCTTGATGGAGCTAATTACTTGGGCCAACAACAAAAAGATGGGTTCCTTTGCAATGTTTGGGAGAAAGTCGACTTCATTTGGTACTATGAAGATGCCGTCACTAAGAGACCTGTTTTCTGGGCTTTCTACACTGGTATCAGTTCCCATTTTTCTTTAACTTGCTTTTGCCCCAGCATTGTTATTTTGAAGGCAAGGGTTCATTGA
- the LOC107946895 gene encoding uncharacterized protein, with the protein MASYSQGCLILVGILVTLSLPYSHAFWGNENKIQTAVFVSPKFVLGPGSVENRFYYNVDFPKGHIAVKSFDAEVIDEAGNPIPLHETYLHHWVVIRYYVRKGVEISEFDNPRKFNESDYISGRNSGICQNLGQFFGLGSETRKTSTHVPNPYGIEVGNPAEIPSGFEEQWMLNVHAIDTRGAEDKLGCTECRCDLYNITVDEYGRPLRPDYKGGLLCCYDHTQCKVKHGFEAVRRTLYLRYTVKWVDMDRSVLPVKIYIFDITDSWKRSRSSTGIIAEHECKVEYDIESCDATGMGDDGCIDTRRISLDMPFGGYLIYGVAHQHSGGTGSALYREDGQLMCSSLPTYGEGEEPGNEAGYIVGMTTCYPKPGTVEISKGETLILESNYSRIRHHTGVMGLFYILVADKLPKPMQALHTVVQTQDSIMVVTILWAAVALIGVVAVIAVAVHYRLKREGEDGYEAIGM; encoded by the exons ATGGCAAGTTACAGTCAAGGATGTTTAATCTTGGTTGGGATTTTAGTGACACTGAGTTTACCATATTCACATGCCTTTTGGGgaaatgaaaataagatacaaaCTGCTGTTTTTGTATCACCTAAGTTCGTGCTCGGACCAGGATCTGTGGAAAATAGGTTCTATTACAACGTCGACTTTCCGAAAGGTCATATTGCGGTGAAAAGTTTTGATGCAGAAGTAATTGACGAGGCCGGGAATCCTATTCCACTGCACGAGACGTATTTGCATCATTGGGTTGTTATTAGATACTATGTACGTAAAGGTGTGGAAATATCAGAGTTTGATAACCCTAGAAAGTTTAACGAGTCGGACTATATTTCTGGGAGAAACAGTGGGATATGTCAGAATCTTGGTCAGTTCTTTGGCCTTGGGTCTGAGACACGGAAAACTTCAACTCATGTTCCCAATCCATATGGAATAGAAGTCGGTAATCCTGCTGAGATTCCTTCAGGATTTGAGGAGCAATGGATGCTTAATGTTCATGCAATTGATACAAGGGGTGCTGAAGACAAGTTAGGATGTACGGAATGTCGTTGTGATCTGTATAATATTACAGTCGATGAATATGGAAGACCTTTGAGACCTGACTATAAAGGAGGTTTGTTATGTTGTTACGATCATACACAATGCAAGGTAAAACATGGGTTCGAGGCTGTTAGAAGAACCCTTTACCTTAGATACACTGTGAAGTGGGTTGATATGGATAGGTCCGTCTTGCctgttaaaatttatatatttgatattaCCGATAGTTGGAAAAGGAGCCGCAGTTCAACTGGGATTATAGCAGAGCACGAGTGCAAG GTTGAATATGATATTGAATCTTGCGATGCCACCGGAATGGGCGATGATGGATGCATCGACACCAGAAGGATAAGCCTTGACATGCCATTTGGTGGTTATCTCATATATGGTGTTGCACACCAACATTCAGGTGGCACTGGTTCCGCTCTGTATAGAGAG GATGGCCAACTTATGTGTTCTTCATTACCGACTTATGGGGAAGGAGAAGAACCTGGAAACGAAGCTGGTTATATTGTAGGAATGACTACCTGCTATCCTAAACCCGGAACTGTGGAGATATCTAAAGGGGAGACTTTGATTTTGGAGTCCAATTACAGTAGAATCAGGCATCATACTGGTGTCATGGGGCTGTTCTACATTTTGGTTGCAGACAAGTTGCCCAAGCCAATGCAGGCCTTGCACACTGTTGTTCAA ACACAGGACAGTATTATGGTGGTAACAATCCTCTGGGCTGCGGTAGCTTTGATCGGTGTGGTAGCTGTCATCGCTGTTGCGGTTCATTATCGACTTAAACGCGAGGGAGAAGATGGCTATGAAGCAATTGGGATGTGA
- the LOC107946892 gene encoding LOW QUALITY PROTEIN: probable beta-1,4-xylosyltransferase IRX10L (The sequence of the model RefSeq protein was modified relative to this genomic sequence to represent the inferred CDS: deleted 2 bases in 1 codon) has protein sequence MEIWGWVFIGILFLADFVQIEPFKLGRSQPTERISGSAGDVLEDNPVGRLKVFVYELPSKYNKKILQKDPRCLNHMFAAEIYMHRFLLSSPVRTLNPEEADWFYTPVYTTCDLTPNGLPLPFKSPRMMRSAIQLISSNWPYWNRTEGADHFFLVPHDFGACFHYQEEKAIERGILPLLQRATLVQTFGQRNHVCLKEGSITIPPYAPPQKMQTHLIPDKTPRSIFVYFRGLFYDVGNDPEGGYYARGARAAVWENFKDNPLFDISTEHPTTYYEDMQRAVFCLCPLGWAPWSPRLVEAVIFGCIPVIIADDIVLPFADAIPWEEIGVFVDEKDVPNLDTILTSIPPEVILRKQRLLANPSMKQAMLFPQPAQPGDAFHQVLNGLARKLPHDKSVYLKPGERVLNWTAGPFGDLKPW, from the exons ATGGAGATTTGGGGATGGGTTTTTATTGGAATTCTTTTTCTTGCCGATTTTGTT CAAATTGAGCCTTTCAAGCTGGGTCGTAGTCAACCTACTGAGAGAATTTCAG GCAGTGCTGGTGATGTCTTGGAAGATAATCCAGTTGGAAGGTTGAAAGTCTTTGTTTATGAACTTCCTAGCAAATACAACAAGAAGATATTGCAGAAGGACCCAAGATGCCTCAACCACATGTTTGCTGCTGAGATCTACATGCATAGGTTTCTTTTATCAAGTCCTGTCCGAACCCTCAACCCTGAGGAGGCTGATTGGTTTTACACTCCTGTATACACTACATGTGACCTTACACCAAATGGCCTTCCTTTGCCATTTAAGTCGCCACGAATGATGAGAAGTGCAATTCAGCTTATTTCTTCGAATTGGCCTTATTGGAACAGGACAGAAGGAGCTGATCACTTCTTTCTAGTGCCACATGACTTTGGAGCATGCTTCCATTATCAA GAGGAGAAAGCTATTGAAAGGGGGATTCTTCCCTTACTCCAACGAGCCACATTGGTCCAAACTTTTGGACAACGGAATCATGTTTGCCTGAAAGAGGGCTCAATTACAATTCCACCATATGCTCCTCCCCAGAAAATGCAAACACACCTGATTCCTGACAAAACTCCTAGGTCCATTTTTGTTTACTTCCGTGGACTGTTTTATGATGTTGGAAATGACCCTGAAGGGGGTTACTATGCAAG GGGGGCTAGAGCAGCAGTATGGGAGAACTTCAAGGACAACCCACTTTTTGACATTTCAACCGAGCACCCAACTACCTACTATGAGGACATGCAACGAGCTGTATTTTGTTTGTGTCCACTTGGATGGGCACCTTGGAGCCCTAGATTGGTTGAAGCAGTGATATTCGGATGCATTCCTGTTATTATAGCAGATGACATTGTTCTACCTTTTGCGGATGCAATTCCATGGGAAGAAATTGGAGTTTTTGTTGATGAGAAAGATGTGCCGAACTTGGACACGATACTCACATCAATCCCACCAGAAGTAATACTAAGAAAGCAGAGATTGCTTGCTAACCCTTCAATGAAGCAGGCAATGTTATTCCCTCAACCTGCTCAACCCGGAGATGCTTTCCATCAAGTTTTGAATGGGCTTGCGCGTAAGTTGCCGCATGACAAGAGCGTGTACTTGAAGCCAGGTGAAAGGGTATTGAATTGGACAGCTGGCCCTTTTGGTGATCTGAAACCTTGGTAG